From one Arvicanthis niloticus isolate mArvNil1 chromosome Y, mArvNil1.pat.X, whole genome shotgun sequence genomic stretch:
- the LOC143437321 gene encoding anomalous homeobox protein-like isoform X1, with amino-acid sequence MQEFLRLLREHGDAGSPPPDVVTLAGELCRDFPDKPVQVPHLVEAVLNSEHRWALLRNEDVTAVRVPVLIQQEPHLLALQFLEGPQSGRNVGDNSLAAPFVATPGIGKAGQQTERLQIGPV; translated from the exons ATGCAGGAGTTCCTGAGGCTGCTGAGGGAGCACGGGGACGCCGGGTCTCCCCCACCGGATGTGGTGACCCTGGCAGGCGAGCTGTGTCGGGACTTCCCGGACAAACCTGTTCAGGTGCCACATTTGGTGGAAGCCGTTCTGAACAGCGAGCATCGCTGGGCTCTTCTGAGAAATGAAGACGTGACCGCGGTGCGCGTCCCGGTCCTGATCCAGCAGGAGCCGCACCTGTTAGCCCTGCAGTTTCTAGAG GGTCCACAGTCAGGCAGAAATGTCGGTGACAATTCTCTAGCAGCACCTTTCGTGGCCACCCCGGGCATTGGGAAAGCGGGTCAGCAGACTGAGCGTCTCCAGATCGGTCCCGTCTGA
- the LOC143437321 gene encoding anomalous homeobox protein-like isoform X2 encodes MQEFLRLLREHGDAGSPPPDVVTLAGELCRDFPDKPVQVPHLVEAVLNSEHRWALLRNEDVTAVRVPVLIQQEPHLLALQFLEVCHTPGGSRDLVGL; translated from the exons ATGCAGGAGTTCCTGAGGCTGCTGAGGGAGCACGGGGACGCCGGGTCTCCCCCACCGGATGTGGTGACCCTGGCAGGCGAGCTGTGTCGGGACTTCCCGGACAAACCTGTTCAGGTGCCACATTTGGTGGAAGCCGTTCTGAACAGCGAGCATCGCTGGGCTCTTCTGAGAAATGAAGACGTGACCGCGGTGCGCGTCCCGGTCCTGATCCAGCAGGAGCCGCACCTGTTAGCCCTGCAGTTTCTAGAG GTGTGTCACACGCCAGGAGGCAGCCGGGACCTGGTCGGACTCTGA